One window from the genome of Cryptomeria japonica chromosome 6, Sugi_1.0, whole genome shotgun sequence encodes:
- the LOC131071403 gene encoding uncharacterized mitochondrial protein AtMg00860-like produces MVFSKKLEDHPNHLCNIFERCRKYGISLNPKKCIFGVSEGKFLGHVISEKGISIDSNRVEALLKLQTPESKKEMRSFLEKINFVCKFITKFTKIVKPLNDMMKKEAKIEWSQEAKDTFNQIKQSIVEAPVLTIQDYTLLFYIHYFASLQSCSTVLMQRKDGDEKPIAFMSSPFKNAKERYIALEKQLTLHPQKQNLCYSARSGSEIATDAK; encoded by the coding sequence atgGTCTTTTCCAAGAAGCTTGAGGATCACCCTAATCACCTTTGCAATATATTTGAAAGGTGTCGAAAGTATGGAATAtctctaaatcccaaaaagtgtataTTTGGGGTATCTGAAGGAAAATTTCTTGGTCACGTAATTTCTGAGAAAGGTATATCTATTGACTCTAATCGGGTGGAAGCCCTATTGAAACTTCAGACTCCTGAGAGTAAAAAGGAGATGCGATCTTTCTTGGAAAAGATAAATTTTGTCTGCAAGTTCATCACCAAGTTCACAAAAATTGTTAAGCCTTTGAATGATATGATGAAGAAAGAGGCCAAGATTGAATGGAGTCAAGAAGCTAAGGATACATTCAATCAGATTAAGCAATCAATTGTGGAAGCACCTGTGTTGACCATCCAAGACTACACACTGTTGTTCTATATCCATTATTTTGCTTCCTTGCAATCATGCTCCACAGTACTCATGCAAAGAAAAGATGGGGATGAGAAACCAATTGCCTTCATGAGCTCACCTTTTAAGAATGCTAAGGAGAGGTATATTGCATTAGAGAAACAACTGACATTACATCCTCAGAAGCAAAATTTATGTTATAGTGCCAGATCAGGCAGTGAAATTGCTACTGATGCAAAGTGA